The following proteins are co-located in the Synchiropus splendidus isolate RoL2022-P1 chromosome 14, RoL_Sspl_1.0, whole genome shotgun sequence genome:
- the fbxl22 gene encoding F-box and leucine-rich protein 22, producing MERQTPTLASLIAPAVVFPKNSQGCTALYVQAGSPRRHHVSRPHDTGRRLIVAGLSSLCLAMQLQQLNRECLLHLFSFLDKDSRRSLSRTCAQLHEVFLDPSLWTLLKFSSPSELKRDNFVLGPSLHHLSVCWHSSRVQVCNIEDWMKTSFQKVLCDKHQRLVSSLLAQVCVQCPNLLSLTLSGCGHVSDRDLIDVLGSCPKLRRVHLENCVCVTDRVLDGMVTAGRSLREVKVDFCRNITQDGLRMVREKRPGLQLSSERSAELIPDIKPEKKVHIRRTLQKVLLFT from the exons ATGGAAAGGCAGACTCCAACACTTGCATCTTTGATTGCACCGGCAGTTGTCTTCCCCAAAAATAGCCAGGGCTGCACGGCCTTATATGTGCAGGCCGGCAGCCCGCGGAGGCATCATGTATCTAGGCCACACGATACTGGCCGCCGGCTCATTGTTGCCGGCCTCTCCTCACTCTGCCTGGccatgcagctgcagcagctaaaCCGCGagtgcctcctccacctcttctccttcctggacAAGGACAGCCGCAGGAGTCTGTCTCGGACCTGCGCGCAGCTGCACGAGGTGTTTCTGGACCCGAGCTTGTGGACTCTCCTGAAGTTCAGCTCTCCGTCGGAGCTGAAGCGGGACAACTTTGTTCTGGGACCTTCTCTGCACCACCTGTCAGTGTGCTGGCACTCCAGCAGGGTTCAGGTGTGTAACATCGAGGACTGGATGAAGACTTCGTTCCAGAAGGTTCTCTGTGATAAACACCAGCGGCTGGTCAGCTCGCTACTCGCCCAGGTCTGCGTCCA GTGCCCCAACCTGCTCTCCCTGACTCTCTCTGGCTGTGGACACGTCAGCGACCGCGACCTCATCGACGTGCTCGGCAGCTGCCCGAAGCTGCGGCGCGTCCATCTGGAGAACTGCGTCTGCGTCACCGACCGGGTTCTGGACGGGATGGTGACTGCTGGCCGCAGTTtgagggaggtgaaggtggATTTCTGCAGGAACATCACACAAGATGGTCTCAGGATGGTGCGGGAGAAGAGGCCAGGGCTACAGCTGAGCTCGGAGAGAAGCGCTGAGCTGATTCCAGACATCAAGCCAGAGAAGAAGGTTCATATCAGGAGAACCCTGCAGAAGGTCCTGCTGTTCACCTGA
- the usp3 gene encoding ubiquitin carboxyl-terminal hydrolase 3, which translates to MECPHLTSNVTSGIDPSRFPHGSPSSWCCNVCRSNKSPWLCLTCLLVHCGRYVNGHAKKHFEDSQGPCSSPRKPDKEKSQHCVCMDSSSYGVFCYRCDEFVINDTKLGHVQRVREHLQSLETSALSADRQRKRKLQDCADLDNKLLKTIDGAVLGATGLRNLGNTCFMNAILQSLSNIEQFSCYFKALPAVALRSGKTAGRRMYHTRSQGDTSVSLVEEFRKTLCSLWQGNQTAFSPDSLFYTIWKIMPSFRGYQQQDAHEFMRYLLDHLHRELLHSRNGATAPQEGVRVAPADGKCCINGSTSVVTSNFGGILQNEVNCLICGTESRKFDPFLDLSLDIPSQFRQKRSKDQEPGPTCTLRDCLSSFTDLEELDETELYYCHKCKKRQKSTKKFWIQELPKVLCLHLKRFHWTAFLRNKVDTYVQFPLKGLDMKGYLLEPETPQTRSCLYDLAAIVVHHGSGVGSGHYTAYGSHEGRWYHFNDSTVTLTNEDTVTKAKAYILFYVEQADPAEKSTSSGEATFTDSLRSEIEASVTEPLDSETDHTSQESMDLKEAATQDGVDDETEDLVRQASATSEQPLTLF; encoded by the exons ATGGAGTGTCCGCATCTAACCTCAAACGTGACCTCCGGGATCGATCCTTCCAGGTTCCCTCACGGTTCTCCGTCGTCTTGGTGCTGCAACG TTTGCAGATCAAATAAAAGTCCCTGGCTTTGTCTGACCTGTCTCCTGGTCCATTGTGGTCG GTACGTAAACGGTCATGCGAAGAAACATTTTGAAGACAGCCAGGGGCCTTGCAGCAGCCCGAGAAAACCGGACAAGGAAAAATCTCAGCACTGCGTCTGCATGGACTCCAGCAGCTACGGCGTATTCTG ctacagatgtgatgagtttgTGATCAACGACACCAAACTTGGACATGTGCAGAGGGTGAGGGAGCATCTGCAAAGTTTGGAAAC ctcagctctgagcgCTGACAGGCAGAGGAAAAGAAAACTCCAAGACTGTGCGGATCTGGACAACAAGCTGTTAAAAACCATC GATGGAGCGGTGCTGGGGGCAACAGGCCTGCGGAACTTGGGCAACACGTGCTTCATGAACGCCATCCTGCAGTCCCTCAG TAACATCGAACAATTCAGCTGCTACTTCAAGGCGCTGCCTGCTGTGGCCTTGCGCAGCGGTAAGACGGCAGGAAGAAGGATGTACCACACCCGCAGTCAAGGGGACACAAGCGT ATCTTTGGTGGAGGAGTTCAGGAAAACCCTCTGTTCCCTCTGGCAGGGGAACCAGACTgccttcagcccagactctttATTTTATACGATATGGAAAATCATGCCAAGTTTCAG AGGATACCAGCAGCAGGACGCCCACGAGTTCATGCGCTACCTACTGGACCATCTGCACCGAGAGCTGCTGCACAGCAGGAACGGTGCGACTGCACCTCAGGAGGGAGTCAGAGTCGCCCCTGCAGATGGCAAGTGCTGTAT AAACGGGTCTACCAGTGTCGTCACGTCCAATTTTGGAGGCATTCTGCAGAATGAAGTCAACTGTTTAATATGTGGGACAGAATCTCGCAAGTTTGACCCTTTTCTTG ATCTGTCCTTGGACATTCCCAGTCAGTTCAGACAGAAAAGAAGCAAGGACCAGGAGCCAGGACCCACTTGTACTTTACGCG ACTGTTTGAGCAGCTTCACTGATCTGGAGGAACTGGACGAAACAGAGCTGTACTACTGCCACAAGTgtaaaaagagacaaaaatcGACCAAAAAGTTTTGGATCCAGGAGCTCCCGAAG GTTTTGTGTTTGCACCTGAAGAGGTTCCACTGGACGGCGTTTTTAAGGAATAAAGTGGACACGTATGTACAGTTTCCCCTGAAGGGCCTGGACATGAAGGGGTACCTCCTCGAG CCGGAGACACCGCAGACACGCAGCTGCCTGTATGACCTTGCTGCCATCGTAGTCCATCATGGATCAGG GGTTGGATCAGGACACTACACGGCCTACGGCAGCCATGAGGGTCGCTGGTATCACTTCAACGACAGCACGGTGACTCTGACCAACGAGGACACGGTCACCAAGGCCAAGGCCTACATCCTATTCTACGTGGAGCAAGCCGACCCGGCTGAGAAAAGCACCAGCTCGGGTGAAGCTACCTTCACGGACAGTTTACGCTCCGAGATCGAGGCCTCCGTCACCGAACCCCTGGATTCGGAGACCGATCACACATCGCAAGAGTCGATGGATTTGAAAGAAGCAGCTACACAGGACGGCGTAGACGATGAAACGGAGGATCTGGTTCGACAAGCGTCTGCCACCTCTGAGCAGCCCCTCACTCTTTTCTGA
- the si:dkeyp-73b11.8 gene encoding BPTI/Kunitz domain-containing protein: MKYLLLLGLALAAFHISHAIPDFCKLPKVDGTGMEFEFSLYYDPAIDRCKPFYYYGGGGNANRFVNERECMRNCSDNVDKYYPMEETAVCHLPKAEGECQNKLVRFYYDSVYMKCKKFHWTGCYGNGNRFVDSLLCNQTCAGIHDDGDHPEEDEPDTPIWTICAVLIAVIIVALIITVTVLTIQSKKKSKGKKGKRKDQNVETALREPSIEMA, from the exons ATGAAGTACCTGCTACTTCTGGGTTTGGCTTTGGCCGCTTTTCACATCAGTCACGCCATACCAG ACTTTTGCAAACTGCCCAAGGTAGATGGCACAGGTATGGAGTTCGAGTTCTCCTTGTACTACGACCCGGCAATAGATCGCTGCAAACCTTTCTACTACTACGGAGGGGGAGGAAATGCCAATCGTTTTGTGAACGAAAGAGAATGCATGAGGAACTGTTCGGACAACGTAGACAAATACTATCCCATGGAAG AAACTGCAGTTTGCCATCTCCCGAAGGCCGAAGGCGAGTGTCAAAATAAACTTGTGAGATTCTACTACGATTCTGTCTATATGAAGTGCAAAAAGTTCCACTGGACTGGATGCTACGGAAACGGGAACCGTTTTGTCGACTCACTGCTCTGCAACCAGACCTGCGCTGGCATCCATG ATGATGGCGATCATCCAGAGGAGGACGAGCCAGACACGCCCATTT GGACCATCTGTGCAGTCTTGATCGCAGTCATCATCGTGGCACTCATCATAACTGTGACCGTCTTGACCATTCAGTCAAA gaaaaaaagcaaaggaaAGAAGGGGAAACGGAAGGATCAAAACGTTGAGACGGCGCTACGTGAACCGAGCATTGAGATGGCATAG